One window of Lentisphaera araneosa HTCC2155 genomic DNA carries:
- a CDS encoding sigma 54-interacting transcriptional regulator translates to MEYTGIAQSKVMQKLLAKVAKIAKVPRPILIRGERGTGKELMANYLHRASSRADEKFVTINCAAFTEKLIASEMFGHEKGAFTGANEQRIGRMEQANKGSLFMDEVGIMPMNFQEQILRAVEYQTFERVGSSKPIKVDVRLISATNANLEELMEEKLFRRDLYDRLTFAEIELPSLRQRKDDIPALIVHFVKLLHEEMPSLQERKFRSSTVEVLMDYYWPGNIRELKNIVERLYLFGDTPYIEEQELPAIISGADYIGLSFDDRVENFKRKLILKAYEDCGGNQSEAARQLQMTYSQFRHFYQKYCP, encoded by the coding sequence ATGGAATATACTGGTATTGCACAATCTAAAGTGATGCAAAAGCTACTTGCGAAAGTCGCAAAAATCGCAAAAGTCCCTCGCCCCATACTTATTAGAGGAGAAAGAGGTACTGGCAAAGAACTGATGGCGAATTATCTCCATCGTGCCAGTTCACGAGCTGATGAGAAATTTGTCACCATCAATTGTGCAGCATTTACAGAAAAACTTATTGCCTCCGAGATGTTTGGTCACGAGAAAGGCGCCTTTACAGGTGCTAATGAACAACGTATTGGCCGCATGGAGCAAGCCAATAAAGGCAGCCTATTCATGGATGAAGTTGGCATTATGCCGATGAACTTCCAGGAACAAATTTTGCGCGCCGTCGAATATCAAACCTTTGAACGCGTTGGAAGTTCCAAGCCGATCAAAGTCGATGTTCGCCTCATTTCTGCAACCAACGCAAACCTCGAGGAACTCATGGAAGAAAAGCTCTTTCGTCGTGACCTCTATGATCGCCTAACCTTTGCTGAAATTGAGCTACCCTCTTTACGTCAAAGAAAAGATGATATCCCGGCCCTCATCGTGCACTTTGTAAAACTGCTTCACGAAGAAATGCCTTCGCTCCAAGAACGTAAATTCCGCAGCAGTACTGTTGAGGTGCTGATGGATTATTATTGGCCGGGGAATATTCGCGAACTCAAAAATATAGTTGAAAGACTCTACCTCTTTGGTGACACTCCTTATATAGAGGAACAAGAACTGCCTGCAATTATTTCTGGAGCCGACTACATTGGCCTTAGCTTTGATGATCGCGTTGAAAACTTTAAGCGTAAACTCATCCTTAAAGCTTACGAAGACTGCGGGGGCAATCAAAGCGAAGCCGCACGTCAACTTCAAATGACTTATAGCCAATTCCGTCACTTCTATCAAAAGTACTGCCCCTAA
- a CDS encoding CmpA/NrtA family ABC transporter substrate-binding protein — MKNKIKKALLSFFLFCTVPTMAESVDENTIPLDVEKPNLHFGFIKLTDCASLVIAKEKGFFEAEGLNVKLTAQKNWVILLDNVIKGALDGAHMLAGQPIGATVGVSQKANVITAFSMDLNGNGITMATDVWEQMKEHVPKDAAGKPIHPIKADALKPVLEEWDGPFNMGMVFPVSTHNYELRYWLAAAGIHPGFYTASDSKGHTDAEVIISPNAPPLMPSYLNSRAILGYCVGEPWNQKAVFAEKDGKQLGVPVVTNYEIWKNNPEKVFGVTEDWAKKYPKTHTAVLKALIRAGKWLDASMENREEAVQILSRSHYVGAEAKVLRNSMTGSFVYERGDRREMPDFNVFFRYKATYPFYSDCVWFLTQMRRWGQLKEDKSDEWYTKTAKKIYKPALYMEAAKLLVEEGNIEASEIPGDDETGFKPVTSEDIFIDGKAYDGTKPNDYIDSFEIKAP, encoded by the coding sequence ATGAAAAACAAAATTAAAAAAGCACTCCTAAGCTTTTTCCTCTTTTGCACTGTGCCGACAATGGCAGAAAGCGTTGACGAAAACACCATCCCTTTGGATGTTGAAAAACCTAACCTCCACTTTGGCTTCATTAAGCTCACTGACTGCGCCTCCTTAGTTATTGCTAAAGAGAAAGGATTCTTTGAAGCGGAAGGCCTCAATGTAAAGTTAACGGCTCAGAAAAACTGGGTTATCCTTTTAGATAACGTTATCAAAGGTGCTCTTGATGGAGCTCACATGCTCGCGGGTCAGCCTATCGGCGCCACTGTTGGTGTGAGTCAAAAAGCTAACGTTATCACAGCTTTCAGTATGGACCTTAATGGTAATGGTATCACAATGGCTACTGACGTTTGGGAACAAATGAAAGAACACGTACCCAAAGATGCAGCTGGTAAGCCTATCCACCCAATTAAAGCTGATGCCCTTAAGCCAGTACTCGAAGAATGGGATGGCCCTTTCAACATGGGTATGGTTTTCCCTGTATCAACTCACAACTATGAGTTACGTTACTGGTTAGCCGCTGCTGGCATCCATCCTGGTTTCTACACTGCATCTGACTCAAAGGGTCATACAGATGCAGAAGTTATCATCTCACCAAATGCACCACCACTCATGCCTTCTTACCTCAACAGTCGCGCTATCCTCGGTTACTGCGTAGGTGAGCCTTGGAACCAAAAAGCTGTATTTGCTGAAAAAGATGGTAAGCAACTCGGTGTACCTGTTGTGACTAACTACGAGATCTGGAAAAACAACCCAGAGAAAGTATTTGGCGTAACTGAAGACTGGGCAAAAAAATACCCTAAAACTCACACAGCTGTTCTTAAAGCACTCATTCGTGCAGGTAAATGGTTAGACGCTTCTATGGAAAACCGTGAAGAAGCTGTACAAATCCTCTCTAGATCCCACTACGTAGGTGCTGAAGCTAAAGTTCTTCGCAACTCAATGACTGGTTCATTCGTTTACGAACGCGGTGATCGCAGAGAAATGCCTGACTTCAACGTTTTCTTCCGCTACAAAGCAACTTACCCCTTCTACTCTGACTGTGTTTGGTTCTTAACTCAAATGCGCAGATGGGGTCAACTCAAAGAAGACAAATCTGATGAATGGTACACAAAAACTGCTAAGAAAATCTACAAACCTGCTCTCTACATGGAAGCGGCTAAACTCCTCGTAGAAGAAGGCAACATCGAAGCAAGTGAAATCCCAGGTGATGACGAAACTGGTTTCAAACCAGTAACAAGCGAAGACATCTTCATCGACGGCAAAGCTTACGACGGCACTAAGCCAAACGACTACATCGATAGTTTCGAAATCAAAGCACCTTAA
- a CDS encoding GxxExxY protein, translating into MCYGEVLLELKAISHLSGTEEAQVLNYLKATGLKKALLINFGSSSLKLKRFVL; encoded by the coding sequence ATATGTTATGGTGAAGTCTTGCTAGAGTTAAAGGCGATAAGTCATTTGAGCGGCACAGAGGAAGCGCAAGTTTTGAATTATCTCAAAGCAACAGGTTTAAAGAAAGCTTTATTGATAAACTTCGGAAGCAGTTCTCTAAAACTAAAGAGATTTGTTCTATGA
- a CDS encoding OB-fold-containig protein, which yields MSEILDYAMRLHVFPFTVILVLMMLFWIFVILGAVDISLFDVDVDIDADADMDIDSNGGFLKGITEFFNLAEIPLMVVLSFFTLFGWCSLIYMDSIVNSSGSSLIGWGLWVPVILLSSFLSKYISKPFGKFFKILNDDKENQTVAVGSMCILLHDTGEKNGRGQIETQAAPIDILCYTDGEQLKKGEKALVLSWNKERRQYLVTKYS from the coding sequence ATGTCTGAAATATTAGATTATGCGATGCGATTACATGTGTTTCCGTTTACGGTGATTTTAGTATTGATGATGTTATTTTGGATCTTTGTAATATTAGGGGCAGTGGATATCAGTCTATTTGATGTGGATGTAGATATTGACGCTGATGCTGATATGGATATTGATTCTAATGGGGGTTTTCTAAAGGGGATCACTGAGTTTTTTAACTTAGCAGAAATACCATTGATGGTCGTATTGAGCTTCTTTACATTGTTTGGTTGGTGCAGTCTAATTTATATGGATTCTATAGTGAACTCGAGTGGTAGTTCTCTAATAGGCTGGGGACTTTGGGTACCAGTTATTCTTCTGTCATCATTTTTATCGAAATACATATCTAAACCATTTGGTAAATTCTTTAAAATTCTTAATGATGATAAAGAAAATCAAACAGTTGCGGTGGGTAGCATGTGTATTCTCCTTCATGATACAGGTGAAAAAAATGGGAGAGGTCAAATTGAAACTCAAGCGGCTCCAATTGACATCCTCTGTTATACAGATGGAGAACAACTCAAAAAAGGAGAAAAGGCTTTGGTGTTAAGCTGGAATAAGGAAAGACGACAATACCTAGTCACGAAATATTCTTAA
- a CDS encoding flotillin family protein, translating into METEIITAIEFTQMLYIGIAGIIVIGFGAVMMAASWYKKVPQGKAIIRTGAGNTQVSFKGIMVYPVFHRLELMDIAVKRIEINRRGRDGLICQDNMRADITVAFFVRVNATEHDVLSVASMIGVERASDQAAMVELFDAKFSEALKTAGKEFDFEDLYTKRDELKQKIIDIIGRDLNGYNLEDAAIDYLEQTPKEMLSSDNILDVVGLEKIATITREKKVNINEQEREEEKAITRQNVDAREKILDMEKELAEAEEKQKLEIANIEARTKAEADVVAQEELKRSEQARIRTEEEVKVAEENKDRQIIVAEKNKERTEAVEQERVIRDRDLEATERERVVTLADIAKEKAVEVEKKNIQEVIRERVTVERSVVEEEEKIKDTKEFAEAERHKGVEITKAEEEGKSTMIREEQLATAHKRAAELKAEEELIVEVKAAEARKKAAELWAEQEVIEAEARFEASTKDAEAKKKLAEGVTAEEAASGFAEANVKTAMADAIEKEGTAEAKVIGLKGQEEAKATGAMYTVEAEGTHAKAEAMKALDGVGKEHEEFKLRLNKEKEVELAEIKIQAEIADAQASVLKSGLENSKIEIVGGESMFFDSMLKSITTARQADQLIGKSEVLTDVKETFFNDDKSFKESLAEFVDKFGVSSEDLKNLSAAALLTKLSGQASGGDKSLIDSLMSKVEALGLGGQKAEKFLK; encoded by the coding sequence ATGGAAACAGAAATTATAACGGCAATAGAATTTACCCAAATGCTGTATATTGGCATAGCAGGTATAATTGTTATTGGATTCGGTGCAGTGATGATGGCTGCAAGTTGGTACAAAAAAGTGCCACAGGGTAAAGCTATTATTAGAACGGGTGCCGGTAATACACAAGTCTCATTTAAAGGCATTATGGTGTATCCAGTATTTCATAGATTAGAGTTAATGGACATAGCGGTAAAACGAATTGAAATTAATCGTCGTGGCAGAGATGGCTTAATCTGCCAGGATAATATGCGTGCCGATATCACCGTAGCTTTCTTCGTACGTGTCAATGCAACTGAGCATGATGTGCTCTCAGTAGCCAGTATGATTGGTGTGGAACGAGCTTCGGATCAAGCCGCAATGGTAGAACTTTTTGACGCTAAATTTTCGGAAGCGCTAAAGACGGCTGGTAAAGAGTTTGATTTCGAAGACTTATACACAAAAAGAGATGAATTAAAGCAAAAAATTATTGATATCATCGGACGAGATCTTAACGGCTACAACCTAGAAGATGCTGCGATTGATTACCTTGAGCAAACGCCTAAAGAAATGTTGAGTTCCGATAATATTCTCGACGTGGTGGGTCTCGAAAAAATTGCGACGATTACTCGTGAGAAAAAAGTTAATATCAATGAACAAGAACGTGAAGAAGAGAAAGCCATCACACGTCAGAATGTAGACGCTCGTGAAAAAATTCTCGACATGGAAAAAGAGCTTGCTGAAGCAGAAGAAAAGCAAAAACTCGAGATCGCTAATATTGAAGCACGTACGAAAGCTGAAGCTGACGTAGTGGCTCAAGAAGAACTCAAACGCTCTGAACAGGCACGTATTCGCACTGAAGAAGAAGTGAAAGTTGCCGAAGAGAATAAAGATCGTCAGATCATTGTGGCGGAGAAGAATAAAGAACGTACTGAAGCCGTTGAACAAGAACGTGTGATTCGTGATCGCGACTTGGAAGCAACAGAGCGTGAAAGAGTGGTGACTCTTGCGGATATCGCAAAAGAAAAAGCGGTCGAAGTTGAGAAGAAAAATATTCAGGAAGTTATTCGTGAACGCGTTACTGTTGAACGCAGTGTTGTGGAAGAAGAGGAGAAAATTAAAGATACCAAAGAATTCGCAGAAGCTGAACGTCACAAAGGCGTAGAAATCACCAAGGCTGAAGAAGAAGGTAAAAGCACAATGATTCGTGAAGAGCAATTGGCCACGGCACACAAACGTGCTGCTGAGCTTAAAGCTGAAGAAGAATTAATTGTCGAAGTGAAAGCTGCTGAAGCGCGCAAGAAAGCTGCCGAGCTTTGGGCCGAACAAGAAGTAATCGAAGCTGAAGCTCGTTTCGAAGCTAGCACGAAAGATGCTGAAGCGAAGAAAAAGCTCGCTGAAGGTGTGACGGCAGAAGAAGCTGCTAGTGGTTTTGCAGAAGCCAATGTAAAAACGGCTATGGCAGATGCTATTGAGAAAGAGGGAACAGCAGAAGCTAAAGTCATCGGACTCAAAGGGCAGGAAGAAGCTAAGGCAACTGGCGCGATGTACACAGTAGAAGCTGAAGGTACACACGCAAAAGCCGAAGCGATGAAAGCTCTTGATGGCGTTGGTAAAGAACACGAAGAGTTCAAACTACGACTCAACAAAGAGAAAGAAGTCGAACTCGCTGAAATTAAAATTCAGGCTGAAATTGCTGATGCGCAGGCTAGCGTTCTTAAATCTGGTCTTGAGAACAGTAAGATCGAGATTGTCGGTGGCGAAAGTATGTTCTTCGACAGCATGCTCAAGTCGATCACAACGGCTCGTCAGGCTGATCAGCTCATCGGTAAATCTGAAGTTCTTACAGATGTTAAAGAGACTTTCTTTAACGATGACAAGAGCTTTAAAGAAAGCCTTGCTGAATTCGTCGACAAGTTCGGTGTGAGCTCAGAGGATCTTAAAAACCTCTCGGCAGCAGCACTTCTAACGAAACTTTCTGGTCAGGCATCAGGTGGAGATAAGAGCCTCATCGATAGCTTGATGAGCAAAGTTGAAGCTCTCGGTCTCGGCGGTCAGAAAGCTGAGAAGTTCCTCAAGTAA
- a CDS encoding PspA/IM30 family protein, which yields MNIFKRVSNIISSKIDDLIAGYEDPEMALDALIQDMEKGIAELRTNAASCISQKKMTEKKLASAEAEVKKWQNNAIAAIEKSNEDLARKALERKKSSEEERLALTAQLAEESALVDKIKTQLHQVEDKIQEARKKRDTLIIKKRAADARKKMAETSQALDTGISSSTDSVLNGFAEFNKYEEKIERDVAMSEAMMEVNKVSVDDLEHQFKELQADDEISAELEALKAQVNKNK from the coding sequence ATGAATATCTTCAAAAGAGTAAGCAATATTATTAGTAGCAAGATTGATGACTTAATCGCTGGTTATGAAGATCCTGAAATGGCATTGGATGCTCTCATTCAAGATATGGAGAAGGGGATCGCGGAACTTAGAACGAATGCGGCAAGTTGCATCAGTCAGAAAAAAATGACTGAGAAAAAATTGGCGAGTGCCGAAGCGGAAGTAAAGAAATGGCAGAACAATGCTATTGCCGCAATCGAGAAGTCTAATGAAGACTTGGCACGAAAAGCTTTGGAACGCAAGAAAAGTTCTGAAGAAGAACGCCTAGCTTTAACAGCTCAGTTAGCTGAAGAATCGGCACTTGTGGATAAAATCAAAACTCAGCTTCATCAAGTTGAGGATAAAATCCAAGAAGCGCGTAAGAAACGTGATACGCTGATTATCAAAAAACGTGCTGCTGATGCTCGTAAAAAAATGGCCGAGACTTCACAAGCTCTAGACACGGGGATTAGCTCGAGTACAGATTCAGTATTAAATGGCTTTGCCGAATTCAATAAGTATGAAGAGAAAATTGAGCGCGATGTGGCTATGTCGGAAGCGATGATGGAAGTGAATAAAGTTTCTGTCGACGACTTGGAGCATCAATTTAAAGAGCTTCAGGCAGATGATGAAATCTCTGCAGAACTTGAAGCCCTCAAGGCTCAGGTGAATAAGAATAAGTAA